From Vanrija pseudolonga chromosome 1, complete sequence, a single genomic window includes:
- the Pole3 gene encoding DNA polymerase epsilon subunit 3 yields MAPKAPQPPARAGAPSAPDAPPSPAGAQQRQFATTIADLELPKTSLTKLAKGSIPDNVKMQQDVVHALMRSSTLFISYLTATAHDQALSRSGKSVTASDVLKAITELDFGPADALVPLLEQELQAYRQNLAATKAAKAKPPGPGRGKGRRKSAADGEGDVSMAGDGDEGDDGEEGEEGEGDEEEDEEGGEEGDDADEVEDEA; encoded by the exons ATGGCACCAAAAGCGCCCCaaccgcccgcgcgcgccggcgcacccAGCGCACCGGACGCGCCGCCTTCGCctgccggcgcgcagcagcgccagtTCGCCACCACGATCGCGGACCTCGAGCTGCCCAAGACGAGCTTGACCAAGCTGGCCAAGGGCTCG ATCCCAGACAATGTCAAGATGCAGCAGGACGTCGTGCACGCGCTgatgcgctcgtcgacgctgtTCATCTCGTACCTGA CCGCGAC CGCGCACGACCAGGCCCTCTCGCGGTCGGGCAAGTCGGTCACGGCGTCGGACGTGCTCAAGGCCATCACCGAGCTGGACTTTGGCCCGGCGGACGCGCTTGtcccgctgctcgagcaggagCTTCAGG CATACAGGCAGAACCTCGCCGCGaccaaggcggccaaggccaagccccCCGGTCCCGGACGCGGCAAGGGCCGGCGTAAGAGTgccgcggacggcgagggggaCGTCAGCATGGCTGGGGATGGAgatgagggcgacgacggcgaggagggtgaggagggcgagggtgacgaggaggaggatgaggagggcggcgaggagggtgacgacgccgacgaggtcgaggacgaggcatAG
- the yos1 gene encoding Protein transport protein yos1: MFGFLGNVFYAALLLTNAIAILNEERFLAKIGWSAKAPATANSGFGATPDAYGGNQGFDSPEGVSLKAKVVNLISAVRTLMRLPLIVVNAFVILYLIIIP; this comes from the exons atgttcggcttcctcggcaaCGTCTTCtacgcggcgctgctgctcaccAACGCGATTGCGATTTTGAACGAGGAGCGCTTTTTGGCGAAGA TCGGATGGTCCGCCAAGGCCCCAGCAACGGCCAACTCGGGCTTCGGCGCCACGCCCGACGCATACGGCGGCAACCAGGGCTTTGATAGCCCCGAAGGCGTGAGCCTCAAGGCTAAGGTTGTGAACTTGATCAGCGCGGTGCGAACCTTGATgcggt TGCCGCTGATCGTCGTGAACGCGTTTGT GATCCTGTATCTGATCATTATCCCATGA
- the DNAJB4 gene encoding DnaJ subfamily B member 4 has protein sequence MVNNTEYYKVLGLSKDASEADIKKAYRKESLKWHPDKNPGDKRAAAEEKFKKIGEAYEVLSDPNKKSVYDQFGEDGLKGGGAPNGSGFGAGGFPGAGGGGGGFSYHATDPNDIFNAFFSSMGGGGGGDEYASFGGGGGGPRMRSSRGGGGFPGGGGYSSFGGGGGGFPGMGGGMGGMGGMGGMPGGFGAAEPEKPPPPPGEVVKPLALSLEELYKGGTKRLKITRHLRSGSTEEKILEVAYKPGWKKGTKIKFASAGNEDEYGQAQTVTFVVEEKPHPRFERVDDDIIVKLNITLSQALLGPDGGGSITKEVETLDGRRINVSLPAGEIISPGYETRVTGEGMPVSKAASVKRKGDLIVKWNVVFPRTLTAPQKEALRKVLG, from the exons ATGGTCAACAATACCGAGTACTACAAG GTCCTGGGACTATCCAAGGACgcctccgaggccgacatcAAAAAAGCGTACCGCAAGGAGTCGCTCAAGTGGCACCCGGACAAGAACCCCGGCGACAAgcgcgcggctgccgaggagaAATTCAAAAAG ATCGGCGAGGCCTACGAGGTTCTCTCGGACCCCAACAAGAAGTCCGTCTACGACCAGTttggcgaggacggcctcAAGGGCGGCGGAGCCCCCAACGGTAGCGGCTTTGGCGCGGGCGGATTCccaggcgccggcggtggcggcggcggcttctcGTACCACGCCACGGACCCCAATGACATTTTCAA CGCATTCTTCTCGTccatgggcggcggcggcggcggagacgagTACGCCtcgttcggcggcggcggcggtggaccCCGTatgcgctcgtcgcgcggtggtggcggcttCCCCGGCGGAGGTGGCTACTCGTCGttcggcggtggcggcggtggattCCccggcatgggcggcggtATGGGTggcatgggcggcatgggcggcatgCCTGGCGGATtcggcgctgccgagccTGAGaagccccctcctccccccggAGAGGTTGTCAagcccctcgccctctcgctcgaggagctgtaCAAGGGCGGCACCAAGCGCCTCAAGATCACGCGCCACCTGCGTTCCGGCTCGACCGAAGAGAAGATTCTCGAGGTCGCCTACAAGCCTGGATGGAAGAAGGGCACCAAGATCAAGTTTGCGTCTGCAGgcaacgaggacgagtacggCCAGGCGCAGACCGTGACctttgtcgtcgaggagaagcCCCACCCGCGGttcgagcgcgtcgacgacgacatcatcGTCAAGCTCAACATTACCCTCTCgcaggcgctgctcggccccgacggcggcggatCAATCaccaaggaggtcgagacgctcgacggGCGCAGGATAAACGTGTcgctgccggccggcgagaTCATCTCGCCCGGATACGAGACGCGCGTGACGGGCGAGGGCATGCCCGTTTCCAAGGCGGCGAGCGTCAAGCGCAAGGGCGACCTTATCGTCAAGTGGAACGTCGTCTTCCCGCGCACCCTCACCGCCCCGCAGAAGGAGGCCCTCCGCAAGGTCCTCGGTTAA
- the pop3 gene encoding Target of rapamycin complex subunit wat1: MPAATQQAAPPAQATQYASDSPSQQAAEMSVVLCTAGYDHTIRFWEAWSGICYRQITMPPQWKQVNRLAISPDKTYLAAAGNASVRIWDIPSLSNSPIMQLEGHTANVTALQYSAAGKWIVTGSEDGTVKVWDTRTGQVQRTYKHEGTMVNDVVIHPNQGELISCDQLGSVKIWDLGENTCTHELVPAEDVPIRSVSIASDGGTLVAGNNLGTVFVWRIQGGADSTNLVPVTSFVAHNKYVTRCLLSPDTRHLATCSADTTVKLWSTKDYEYTLERTLEGHQRWVWDAAFSADSAYLVTASSDHAARLWDLATGETVRGYEGHHRATVSVALNDINLT, encoded by the exons atgcccgccgcgacgcagcaggcggcgccaccagccCAGGCGACACAATATGCGTCCGACTCGCCATCacagcaggccgccgagatGAGCGTCGTGCTGTGTACTGCAGGGT ACGACCACACGATCCGCTTCTGGGAGGCATGGAGCGGTATCTGTTACCGCCAGATCACGATGCCGCCGCAATGG AAGCAGGTCAATCGGCTCGCGATTAGCCCGGATAAGACGTACCTCGCTGCCGCGGGCAACGCGAGCGTTAG GATATGGGACATCCCGTCGCTCTCCAACTCGCCAATCATGCAGCTCGAAGGCCACACGGCCAACGTCACGGCGCTACAGTACTCTGCAGCCGGAAAGTGGATTGTGACTGGCAGCGAGGACGGGACAGTCAAGGTGTGGGACACGAG AACAGGCCAGGTGCAGCGCACGTACAAGCACGAGGGGACGATGGTCAACGACGTGGTCATCCACCCGAACCAGGGCGAGCTGATCAGCTGCGACCAGCTGGGCAGCGTCAAGATCTGGGACCTGGGCGAGAACACGTGTacgcacgagctcgtgccggccgaggacgtgccGATTCGCAGCGTGTCGATTGCGTCGGACGGCGGGACGCTCGTGGCCGGCAACAACCTGGGCACCGTGTTCGTCTGGCGTAtccagggcggcgcggacagCACCAACCTCGTGCCGGTGACGAGCTTTGTTGCGCACAACAAGTACGTCACGCGCTGTCTCCTGTCGCCGGATacgcgccacctcgccacctgCAGCGCCGACACAACCGTCAAGCTATGGAGCACAAAGGACTACGAGTACACGCTTGAGCGGACGCTCGAGGGCCACCAGCGCTGGGTGTGGGACGCGGCGTTCAGCGCAGACTCGGCGTATCTTGTCACTGCGAGCTCTGACCACGCGGCGAGACTCTGGGACTTGGCCACG GGCGAGACGGTTAGGGGATATGAAGGCCATCATCGTGCGACAGTCTCTGTCG CCCTCAACGACATCAACCTCACATGA
- the rpp0 gene encoding 60S acidic ribosomal protein P0, which translates to MGATRAQKEAYFVKLRALIEEFPSLFIVNIDNVSSQQCHGIRQSLRGESVVLMGKNTMVRRALRTILSEFPQYEKILPFVKGNIGFVFTKGDLKDVRETIVSNKVAAPARAGAIATTDVFVPAGNTGMEPGKTSFFQALGIPTKIARGTIEIVNDVQVVTNGTKVGSSEATLLNMLNISPFTYGMSVVQVYDNGTVFPPSVLDIEESTLIDQFSSGIKTVAALSLAIGFPTIASVAHSLVNSYKNLLAISIATDYEFEESAKIKEYLANPEAFAVAAAPAAAAAGGAAEAAPAAAKEEEKEESDDDMGFGLFD; encoded by the exons ATGGGTGCCACTCGTGCTCAGAAGGAGGCTTACTTCGTGAAGCTCCGTGCTCTCATTGAGGAGTTCC CCTCGCTCTTCATTGTCAACATCGACAACGTCTCGTCGCAGCAGTGCCACGGTATCCGTCAGTCGCTCCGCGGCGAGTCGGTCGTCCTCATGGGCAAGAACACCATGGTCCGCCGTGCCCTCCGCACCATCCTTTCGGAGTTCCCCCAGTACGAGAAGATCCTCCCCTTCGTCAAGGGCAACATCGGCTTCGTCTTCACCAAGGGTGACCTCAAGGACGTCCGTGAGACCATTGTCTCGAACAaggtcgccgcccccgctcgtGCCGGTGCCATTGCCACCACCGACGTCTTCGTCCCTGCTGGTAACACCGGCATGGAGCCCGGAAAGACCTCGTTCTTCCAGGCTCTCGGTATCCCCACCAAGATTGCCCGTGGTACCATTGAGATTGTCAACGACGTCCAGGTCGTTACCAACGGCACCAAGGTCGGCTCTTCGGAGGCTACCCTCCTTAACATGCTCAACATCTCGCCCTTCACCTACGGCATGAGCGTTGTTCAGGTCTACGACAACGGCACCGTCTTCCCCCCCTCGGTCCTTGACATTGAGGAGTCGACCCTCATTGACCAGTTCTCGTCGGGTATCAAGACCGTTGCCGccctctcgctcgccatTGGCTTCCCCACCATTGCCTCGGTCGCCCACTCGCTTGTCAACTCGTACAAgaacctcctcgccatctcgaTCGCCACCGACTACGAGTTCGAGGAGTCGGCCAAG ATCAAAGAGTACCTTGCCAACCCCGAGGCCttcgccgttgccgccgcccccgctgccgccgctgctggtggcgccgccgaggctgcccccgccgccgccaaggaggaggagaaggaggagtccgacgacgacatgggcTTCGGTCTCTTCGACTAA